A window from Musa acuminata AAA Group cultivar baxijiao chromosome BXJ3-10, Cavendish_Baxijiao_AAA, whole genome shotgun sequence encodes these proteins:
- the LOC135581424 gene encoding sodium/hydrogen exchanger 6-like isoform X2 — protein MLKLNATASPPGSTPSEEPGEDQQAAGVGILLQISMLVLSFVVGHVLRRHKFYYLPEASVSLLIGLVVGGIANISHTEANIRGWFNFHEEFFFLFLLPPIIFQSGFSLAPKPFFSNFGAIITLAILGTFIASVVTGILVYLGGLAYLMYKLPLVECLMFGALVSATDPVTVLSIFQELGTDVNIYALVFGESVLNDAMAISLYRTMSSVRHSKSSGQSLALAVLKFLETFFGSMSSGVGVGFISALLFKYAGLDVDNLHNLESCLFVLFPYFSYMLAEGLGLSGIVSILFTGIVMKQYTFSNLSKNSQHFAPAFFHLLSSLAETFVFIYMGFDIAMEQHSWSHIGFIFFSILFIGVARAAHVFSCAWLINMVRPASSQIPMRHQKALWYSGLRGAMAFALALKSVHDLPDGHGKIILTATTAIVVITENLGDNHDYVGPSFDEGTSSGNKIRMKLKKIQSTASFTALDRNYLTPIFTSKNDVPDEAPENSRTKEFQVHQ, from the exons ATGTTGAAGCTGAACGCGACGGCCTCCCCTCCCGGGAGCACCCCGTCGGAGGAGCCCGGGGAGGATCAGCAGGCGGCTGGGGTGGGTATCCTGTTGCAGATCTCGATGCTGGTGCTTTCTTTCGTCGTCGGTCACGTCCTTCGCCGCCACAAGTTCTACTACCTCCCCGAGGCCAGCGTCTCCCTCCTTATCG GTTTAGTTGTTGGAGGAATTGCTAACATTTCACATACAGAGGCCAATATTAG GGGATGGTTCAATTTCCATGAGGAATTCTTCTTCTTGTTCCTGCTACCTCCAATTATATT TCAGTCAGGTTTCAGCTTAGCACCG AAACCATTTTTCTCAAATTTTGGAGCTATCATTACATTGGCTATTCTTGGAACATTTATTGCCTCAGTTGTGACAGGAATTCTGGT TTATCTTGGTGGCTTGGCATATCTAATGTACAAACTTCCCCTGGTTGAATGCCTGATGTTTGGTGCTCTAGTATCTGCGACAGATCCTGTGACTGTACTATCCATATTTCAG GAACTTGGCACTGATGTCAACATATATGCCTTGGTTTTCGGTGAATCTGTCCTAAATGATGCA ATGGCAATTTCCTTATACAG AACCATGTCATCTGTAAGACACAGCAAGTCCTCAGGACAAAGTTTAGCGTTGGCCGTTCTGAAGTTTCTTGAGACATTTTTTGGGTCAATGTCTTCAG GAGTTGGAGTTGGATTCATTTCTGCTCTT CTCTTCAAGTATGCAGGGTTAGATGTTGATAA TCTTCACAATCTGGAAAGCtgtctttttgttctttttccttACTTTTC gtACATGTTAGCTGAAGGTCTTGGCCTCTCTGGCATAGTTTCAATATTGTTCACTGGAATT GTCATGAAGCAATACACATTCTCAAACTTGTCTAAAAATTCTCAACACTTTGCTCCTGCTTTCTTCCATTTGCTTTCTTCACTAGCAGAAACTTTTGT ATTCATATATATGGGCTTTGATATTGCAATGGAACAACATAGCTGGTCACATATTGGTTTCATCTTCTTTTCAATT CTCTTTATAGGAGTTGCAAG GGCGGCACATGTCTTCTCCTGTGCTTGGTTGATCAACATGGTACGTCCAGCATCTTCCCAGATACCCATGAGACATCAGAAGGCACTTTGGTATAGTG GGCTTAGAGGGGCTATGGCTTTTGCTCTTGCCCTGAAGTCGGTGCATGATCTTCCTGATGGACATGGCAAAATAATTTTAACTGCTACCACTGCCATTGTTGTTATAACA GAGAACCTAGGGGACAACCATGACTATGTCGGACCATCTTTTGATGAGGGAACTTCTTCTGGGAACAAGATAAGGATGAAACTTAAAAAAATCCAAAG CACCGCCTCATTCACTGCACTGGACAGGAACTATCTCACTCCTATCTTCACATCTAAAAATGATGTTCCCG ATGAGGCTCCTGAAAATTCGAGAACAAAAGAATTCCAAGTGCATCAATAA
- the LOC135581424 gene encoding sodium/hydrogen exchanger 6-like isoform X1, which translates to MLKLNATASPPGSTPSEEPGEDQQAAGVGILLQISMLVLSFVVGHVLRRHKFYYLPEASVSLLIGLVVGGIANISHTEANIRGWFNFHEEFFFLFLLPPIIFQSGFSLAPKPFFSNFGAIITLAILGTFIASVVTGILVYLGGLAYLMYKLPLVECLMFGALVSATDPVTVLSIFQELGTDVNIYALVFGESVLNDAMAISLYRTMSSVRHSKSSGQSLALAVLKFLETFFGSMSSGVGVGFISALLFKYAGLDVDNLHNLESCLFVLFPYFSYMLAEGLGLSGIVSILFTGIVMKQYTFSNLSKNSQHFAPAFFHLLSSLAETFVFIYMGFDIAMEQHSWSHIGFIFFSILFIGVARAAHVFSCAWLINMVRPASSQIPMRHQKALWYSGLRGAMAFALALKSVHDLPDGHGKIILTATTAIVVITVLLIGGSTGKMLEALEVIGDAYSGPYGEENLGDNHDYVGPSFDEGTSSGNKIRMKLKKIQSTASFTALDRNYLTPIFTSKNDVPDEAPENSRTKEFQVHQ; encoded by the exons ATGTTGAAGCTGAACGCGACGGCCTCCCCTCCCGGGAGCACCCCGTCGGAGGAGCCCGGGGAGGATCAGCAGGCGGCTGGGGTGGGTATCCTGTTGCAGATCTCGATGCTGGTGCTTTCTTTCGTCGTCGGTCACGTCCTTCGCCGCCACAAGTTCTACTACCTCCCCGAGGCCAGCGTCTCCCTCCTTATCG GTTTAGTTGTTGGAGGAATTGCTAACATTTCACATACAGAGGCCAATATTAG GGGATGGTTCAATTTCCATGAGGAATTCTTCTTCTTGTTCCTGCTACCTCCAATTATATT TCAGTCAGGTTTCAGCTTAGCACCG AAACCATTTTTCTCAAATTTTGGAGCTATCATTACATTGGCTATTCTTGGAACATTTATTGCCTCAGTTGTGACAGGAATTCTGGT TTATCTTGGTGGCTTGGCATATCTAATGTACAAACTTCCCCTGGTTGAATGCCTGATGTTTGGTGCTCTAGTATCTGCGACAGATCCTGTGACTGTACTATCCATATTTCAG GAACTTGGCACTGATGTCAACATATATGCCTTGGTTTTCGGTGAATCTGTCCTAAATGATGCA ATGGCAATTTCCTTATACAG AACCATGTCATCTGTAAGACACAGCAAGTCCTCAGGACAAAGTTTAGCGTTGGCCGTTCTGAAGTTTCTTGAGACATTTTTTGGGTCAATGTCTTCAG GAGTTGGAGTTGGATTCATTTCTGCTCTT CTCTTCAAGTATGCAGGGTTAGATGTTGATAA TCTTCACAATCTGGAAAGCtgtctttttgttctttttccttACTTTTC gtACATGTTAGCTGAAGGTCTTGGCCTCTCTGGCATAGTTTCAATATTGTTCACTGGAATT GTCATGAAGCAATACACATTCTCAAACTTGTCTAAAAATTCTCAACACTTTGCTCCTGCTTTCTTCCATTTGCTTTCTTCACTAGCAGAAACTTTTGT ATTCATATATATGGGCTTTGATATTGCAATGGAACAACATAGCTGGTCACATATTGGTTTCATCTTCTTTTCAATT CTCTTTATAGGAGTTGCAAG GGCGGCACATGTCTTCTCCTGTGCTTGGTTGATCAACATGGTACGTCCAGCATCTTCCCAGATACCCATGAGACATCAGAAGGCACTTTGGTATAGTG GGCTTAGAGGGGCTATGGCTTTTGCTCTTGCCCTGAAGTCGGTGCATGATCTTCCTGATGGACATGGCAAAATAATTTTAACTGCTACCACTGCCATTGTTGTTATAACA GTGCTGTTGATTGGAGGCTCAACGGGAAAGATGCTTGAAGCTTTAGAAGTTATCGGTGATGCTTACAGTGGTCCGTATGGAGAA GAGAACCTAGGGGACAACCATGACTATGTCGGACCATCTTTTGATGAGGGAACTTCTTCTGGGAACAAGATAAGGATGAAACTTAAAAAAATCCAAAG CACCGCCTCATTCACTGCACTGGACAGGAACTATCTCACTCCTATCTTCACATCTAAAAATGATGTTCCCG ATGAGGCTCCTGAAAATTCGAGAACAAAAGAATTCCAAGTGCATCAATAA